From a region of the Candidatus Zixiibacteriota bacterium genome:
- a CDS encoding ABC transporter permease subunit — MRVRIVHAIFKKEMTDTLRDRRTLVFMLLVPIAAIPLLLMALSSLMTSQIAKEMERVSEVVVQGLEYLPDTLRSELIGSDDLTVVSETQYRAENPTANSDITEDLRLGGFDVLMVVPKAFDRAIEIESPTEIELFYDEAEMKSEFAVSKIKTVLDPYRERIIQARLDQRDISGDIIRPFEIVSENVASMQKVAGEKLGAMLPYLIIIMCFMGAMYPAIDLAAGEKERGTLETLLVSPATRGEFVVGKYLVILTTGITAAILSMGSLTFSLNYMLEDIVGKMNVGRMLAIEFDTSTVILILMIVLPLAGIFAAILLSVSIFARSFKEAQSYITGIYMVLILPAFVSFLPGIEMSYRMALIPIVNVSLIIKDAISGQVEWNYVITAFVSTIVLAALTLVAARKWFERESVLFRM; from the coding sequence GTGCGAGTCAGGATTGTACATGCGATATTCAAGAAAGAGATGACTGATACGCTGCGTGACAGGCGCACTCTGGTTTTCATGCTACTCGTACCGATTGCCGCGATTCCCCTTCTGCTGATGGCGCTGTCGAGTTTAATGACGAGCCAGATTGCCAAAGAAATGGAAAGGGTGTCCGAAGTGGTCGTACAGGGACTGGAATACCTTCCGGATACTCTTCGGTCGGAGCTGATCGGAAGTGATGACCTGACAGTCGTATCGGAAACCCAATATAGAGCGGAAAATCCGACTGCTAACTCAGATATTACTGAGGATCTGAGGCTGGGTGGCTTTGACGTGCTAATGGTAGTGCCGAAAGCATTCGACCGCGCTATCGAGATTGAATCCCCAACCGAGATCGAGCTGTTCTATGATGAAGCCGAGATGAAGTCGGAATTCGCAGTGAGCAAGATCAAGACCGTTCTCGATCCCTATCGGGAACGGATAATTCAGGCGAGGCTGGATCAGCGGGACATCTCCGGTGACATCATAAGGCCATTCGAAATCGTCAGCGAGAACGTGGCATCGATGCAAAAGGTTGCAGGCGAAAAGCTTGGAGCTATGTTGCCGTACCTGATCATAATCATGTGTTTCATGGGAGCGATGTATCCGGCTATCGACCTCGCTGCGGGTGAAAAAGAGAGAGGCACTCTCGAGACCCTGCTTGTGTCCCCAGCGACGAGAGGCGAGTTTGTTGTAGGCAAGTATCTCGTGATACTGACGACCGGCATCACGGCGGCTATTTTGTCGATGGGCAGCCTTACCTTCTCGCTCAACTACATGCTTGAAGATATCGTTGGCAAGATGAATGTCGGCAGGATGCTCGCCATAGAGTTCGATACCAGCACAGTGATTCTCATTTTGATGATCGTACTGCCATTGGCAGGGATATTTGCCGCGATTCTGCTGTCGGTGTCGATTTTCGCAAGATCATTCAAGGAAGCGCAGAGCTACATCACCGGAATCTATATGGTCTTGATTCTGCCCGCATTTGTGTCGTTCCTGCCAGGCATCGAAATGAGCTATCGGATGGCGCTCATCCCAATCGTCAATGTCAGTCTGATAATCAAAGATGCGATATCGGGACAGGTCGAGTGGAACTATGTGATCACAGCTTTCGTATCTACAATCGTGCTTGCGGCTCTGACACTCGTCGCCGCGAGGAAATGGTTTGAACGAGAATCGGTACTATTCAGGATGTAA
- a CDS encoding ATP-binding cassette domain-containing protein, which produces MIIAKDLCKTFKDKKRGTVRAVDNVSFECKNGEVFGLLGPNGAGKTTTLRLLSTSLKPTSGTATICGTDAKTQPEKVRSLIGFLSGNTGLYGRLTAREMVAYFGKLYSMTKPEIDKRIDILFTMLDMHDFADGRNDKLSSGMKQKVSIARSVIHDPPVMIFDEPTTGLDVMSSRTIVKFIRQCRDAGKCVIFSTHIMSEAMRLCDRVAIIHNGRIFADSTPTDLLAQTGTDNLEDAFIKIVGE; this is translated from the coding sequence ATGATAATCGCAAAAGACCTTTGTAAGACATTTAAAGACAAGAAGCGGGGTACAGTCAGGGCTGTCGACAATGTCAGTTTCGAATGCAAGAATGGTGAGGTTTTCGGGCTTCTTGGTCCAAACGGAGCCGGAAAAACGACCACATTACGACTCCTTTCAACATCTCTGAAGCCGACATCGGGGACGGCAACTATCTGCGGCACAGATGCAAAGACTCAACCGGAGAAGGTGCGGAGTCTGATCGGCTTCTTGTCGGGAAACACCGGTCTCTACGGTCGCCTCACTGCCCGCGAGATGGTGGCCTATTTCGGCAAGCTGTACAGCATGACAAAACCGGAAATCGACAAGAGAATCGACATACTTTTCACAATGCTCGACATGCATGACTTCGCCGATGGCAGAAACGATAAGCTCTCGAGCGGGATGAAGCAGAAAGTCTCAATCGCGCGATCGGTGATTCACGATCCCCCGGTGATGATTTTTGACGAGCCAACGACCGGCCTCGATGTCATGTCGTCTCGCACGATTGTGAAGTTTATCCGACAGTGCCGCGATGCCGGCAAGTGCGTGATTTTTTCGACGCATATAATGAGCGAAGCCATGCGTCTGTGTGACAGGGTAGCAATAATTCACAATGGCCGAATCTTTGCTGACAGCACTCCGACTGATCTGCTGGCACAGACCGGCACAGACAACCTCGAAGATGCTTTCATCAAGATTGTAGGAGAGTGA
- a CDS encoding efflux RND transporter periplasmic adaptor subunit: MKKSIYAAIIVVAVLGGYYGVNAFFTISTEIPTALVAKGEFVISQKANGSVDAKRAYTMSAPRIRGLQITWLAPEGAMVKEGDPVIKFDATQQQADLTDNESTLKIARTTLERAQGEYSIQEKQLKLDLKKAQRNYDEMKHEAIKLAEEAKLELELAELNFEAKLEQIKADVEKATLEVQRAQDKVNLARRELDQLTMNAPIPGMVVYLEIWKGGSMSKVQEGDGPWPGQGLIQLPDLSEMVVKAAVSEVNASEIDSGQAAIITLDAFPNVQHQGVVTKKSTLARRKEPGSKINVFDVEIAILENDKQIKPGMSASSKIIMDRIADVVSVPLEAVFEKEGEIVVYLGNKDKRSVEVGRRNDMNIEILSGLDGGERVCLSDPTVEELDLPGDVATEPELNKGRQAGRSINGS, translated from the coding sequence ATGAAGAAATCAATATATGCAGCGATAATAGTCGTGGCAGTTCTTGGCGGCTACTACGGCGTCAATGCCTTTTTCACCATCTCAACCGAAATTCCGACTGCTCTGGTTGCGAAGGGTGAGTTTGTGATATCTCAGAAAGCGAACGGCAGCGTTGACGCCAAACGGGCATATACGATGTCGGCGCCGCGAATTCGGGGGCTCCAGATCACATGGCTTGCGCCGGAAGGTGCGATGGTCAAAGAAGGTGATCCGGTGATTAAGTTCGATGCTACCCAACAGCAGGCGGATCTCACGGACAACGAATCAACTCTCAAGATTGCAAGGACGACTCTCGAACGTGCTCAAGGCGAATACTCGATTCAGGAGAAGCAGCTCAAACTCGATCTTAAGAAGGCCCAGCGCAATTATGACGAGATGAAACACGAAGCTATCAAACTTGCTGAGGAGGCAAAGCTGGAGCTCGAGCTGGCCGAACTGAATTTTGAAGCGAAGCTCGAACAAATCAAGGCCGATGTCGAGAAAGCAACACTCGAGGTTCAACGGGCGCAGGATAAGGTCAATCTTGCACGGCGTGAGTTGGATCAGCTCACAATGAATGCTCCGATTCCGGGCATGGTCGTCTATCTCGAAATCTGGAAGGGTGGCTCCATGAGCAAGGTGCAGGAGGGGGATGGGCCGTGGCCGGGTCAGGGTCTAATCCAACTTCCCGACCTGTCAGAGATGGTCGTTAAAGCTGCCGTTTCTGAAGTCAATGCTTCTGAGATTGATTCCGGACAGGCTGCCATCATCACGCTCGATGCCTTTCCTAATGTGCAGCATCAGGGTGTTGTCACAAAGAAGAGCACACTTGCGCGACGCAAAGAGCCGGGATCCAAGATAAACGTCTTTGATGTCGAAATAGCGATCCTTGAAAATGACAAGCAGATCAAACCGGGCATGTCTGCCTCCAGCAAAATCATAATGGATCGTATTGCCGATGTGGTCTCTGTCCCGCTTGAGGCAGTCTTCGAGAAGGAGGGCGAGATTGTCGTCTATCTCGGCAACAAGGATAAGCGTTCTGTCGAGGTCGGTCGCCGCAATGACATGAACATCGAGATACTCTCCGGCCTCGATGGGGGCGAGCGGGTCTGCCTGAGCGATCCTACGGTTGAAGAGTTGGATCTGCCGGGCGATGTCGCTACCGAGCCTGAGTTGAACAAGGGGCGTCAAGCGGGCAGGTCGATCAATGGATCATAG
- a CDS encoding ABC transporter permease, giving the protein MDHRFLYRMSFDSLGAHKLRTFLTMLGVIIGVAAVIAMLSIGEGAKQEALEQISILGVNNVIVNAKIPEEDPTSGIALQRSPGLTLDDGKNIAEHSEFVANVIPQRFEPISTISYRGNDAAVRVVATIPEFTLSSSIEVENGRFLKDFDSKDFSQVCVLGAKAKRSLFAFDDPIGRSVRIGDLDFTVIGVMADKYIGRGKVEGLELKNFNEDVYIPLSTAQKKLERVAELRGATQQFRMEVSSEIEKAYNTPEIDQLTITVTDLKYVPVVTKLVERIMERRHAGVEDYEIVVPESLLRQSQKTQQIFNIVMGAIAGLSLLVGGIGIMNIMLASVLERTREIGIRRAIGAKRGDILRQFLIEAVTICLLGCLVGLALGLIISTAITYYAGWPTIVSIFSIVLAVGVSATVGIVFGLFPANKASKLDVIESLRYE; this is encoded by the coding sequence ATGGATCATAGATTCCTGTATCGCATGTCATTCGATTCCCTCGGCGCACATAAGCTGCGCACATTTCTCACCATGCTCGGCGTGATCATCGGTGTGGCCGCTGTTATTGCGATGCTATCGATTGGTGAGGGAGCAAAGCAGGAAGCTCTCGAACAGATTTCCATTCTCGGAGTCAACAACGTCATAGTCAATGCCAAAATCCCGGAGGAAGATCCAACTTCGGGGATCGCTCTGCAGAGATCACCGGGCCTCACTCTCGATGACGGTAAGAATATTGCAGAGCACTCTGAGTTCGTCGCGAATGTCATTCCACAAAGGTTCGAACCGATCAGCACGATCTCATACAGGGGGAATGATGCAGCTGTGAGAGTTGTAGCGACGATTCCTGAATTCACTCTCTCATCGTCTATTGAGGTCGAAAACGGGCGGTTTCTCAAGGACTTCGACAGCAAAGATTTCAGTCAGGTCTGCGTGCTGGGTGCGAAGGCGAAACGGAGCCTTTTTGCGTTTGACGACCCAATAGGCAGAAGCGTACGTATCGGCGATCTCGATTTCACGGTGATCGGCGTGATGGCGGATAAGTACATCGGGCGAGGCAAAGTAGAAGGTCTCGAACTGAAGAATTTCAACGAGGATGTGTACATTCCACTCTCGACAGCCCAGAAGAAGCTCGAACGAGTTGCAGAGTTGAGAGGTGCAACGCAACAATTCCGGATGGAAGTCTCTTCCGAGATAGAGAAGGCCTATAATACGCCGGAGATTGATCAATTGACAATAACGGTTACCGATCTGAAATACGTTCCGGTCGTCACGAAACTCGTGGAGCGCATAATGGAACGCAGACATGCCGGCGTTGAGGATTATGAAATCGTAGTACCGGAATCGCTGCTTCGTCAATCACAGAAAACACAGCAGATTTTTAACATAGTCATGGGAGCTATCGCAGGGCTGTCGCTGCTAGTCGGCGGTATCGGCATAATGAACATCATGCTTGCGTCGGTACTCGAACGGACTCGTGAAATCGGCATCCGCCGCGCAATAGGTGCAAAACGTGGCGATATCTTGAGGCAGTTCCTCATTGAAGCTGTCACGATTTGCTTGCTCGGCTGCTTGGTAGGACTTGCGCTTGGACTGATCATCTCAACAGCAATCACATATTATGCAGGCTGGCCGACGATCGTCTCCATCTTCTCGATAGTCCTTGCAGTAGGTGTATCCGCCACGGTCGGGATTGTCTTTGGCTTGTTCCCGGCGAATAAGGCTTCCAAGCTCGATGTCATAGAGTCCCTCCGATATGAATAG